Proteins from a genomic interval of Thermoanaerobacterium thermosaccharolyticum DSM 571:
- a CDS encoding ATP-binding protein, with translation MADITEIRELAQKLNLWNIARGYIDLNDEKLSNLDYLKMVLEKELEIRARQKHTKLRKASKLPNKAFDTSNSNKGLKWQIKQLSNLTWLKEEQNLILLGKCGTGKTGLAAQLGETAISNGHKTYYAPFDNFIAVAEKKATNPKAEAIFSYMQECDLIIIDDVFYVEPTRAELQVFYRAVTFLNEARSIIFITNRELSAWIDAVEDKHLCQTLLDRMTVNCQIVRLTDK, from the coding sequence ATGGCTGATATAACAGAAATCCGTGAATTGGCCCAAAAGCTCAACCTTTGGAATATCGCAAGAGGATACATTGATTTGAACGATGAGAAACTATCAAACCTTGACTATCTAAAGATGGTGTTAGAAAAAGAATTGGAGATTAGGGCCAGACAAAAACACACCAAGCTGAGGAAGGCAAGTAAGCTTCCAAACAAAGCATTTGACACATCGAACTCAAACAAGGGCTTAAAATGGCAGATTAAACAGTTATCCAACCTGACATGGCTTAAGGAAGAGCAAAACTTAATCCTGCTGGGAAAATGCGGGACGGGTAAGACCGGTCTTGCAGCGCAGCTTGGAGAAACTGCAATCAGCAATGGACATAAAACCTATTATGCGCCTTTTGATAATTTTATCGCAGTGGCAGAAAAGAAAGCCACAAATCCAAAAGCAGAAGCGATCTTTTCTTATATGCAGGAATGTGACTTAATTATTATTGATGATGTCTTTTATGTGGAACCAACCAGGGCAGAACTGCAGGTTTTCTACCGGGCAGTTACCTTTCTTAATGAAGCCAGAAGCATTATTTTTATAACCAATCGTGAACTGTCAGCATGGATAGATGCAGTTGAAGACAAGCACCTTTGCCAGACTTTATTGGACAGAATGACGGTCAATTGTCAAATTGTTCGTCTGACTGACAAGTAA
- a CDS encoding DUF4314 domain-containing protein codes for MSAGGFPSKETVQRLREEYPPGTRVELIRMDDPYAALKPGDQGTVSFVDDIGTIFVDWDCGSTLGAAYGADMIRKL; via the coding sequence ATGAGCGCAGGAGGCTTTCCTTCAAAAGAAACTGTTCAAAGGCTGAGAGAGGAATATCCGCCCGGAACGCGCGTGGAGCTCATCCGCATGGATGATCCGTACGCCGCGCTGAAACCGGGAGATCAAGGCACTGTTTCATTTGTGGATGATATAGGGACTATTTTTGTGGATTGGGACTGCGGTTCAACCCTCGGCGCGGCCTATGGCGCGGACATGATCAGAAAGCTGTAA
- a CDS encoding virulence factor, whose protein sequence is MSNNSFRFSQKVVGQERKAIASVIAEALEGQVRYTGAPGFLYEISNEKSAGSWTVDRDSVVHSPKISLNEIKTIRPVIDALNMAGLSAEGTMTITLLLEGFSEISLENLNNMLASKETLIKKAMLIEGELVVLAENDEISFPFWNATLNADEVQTYITLARQMAEQAGTQKRVLAAEKPADNEKYAFRCFLLRLGFIGDEFRTERKVLLSRLSGNGAYRKGRAKAADGDD, encoded by the coding sequence ATGAGCAATAACAGCTTTCGCTTTTCACAGAAGGTTGTCGGTCAGGAGAGAAAAGCCATTGCCTCGGTCATAGCTGAAGCCCTTGAAGGCCAGGTGCGCTATACTGGAGCACCGGGATTTTTGTATGAGATTAGCAACGAGAAATCCGCTGGCAGCTGGACGGTTGACAGGGACAGCGTGGTTCACTCACCGAAAATCAGTCTTAATGAAATCAAAACCATCCGTCCCGTTATTGACGCGTTGAATATGGCGGGTTTATCGGCAGAGGGAACCATGACAATTACTCTTTTGTTGGAAGGCTTTAGCGAGATAAGCCTTGAAAACCTAAATAATATGCTGGCCAGCAAAGAGACATTGATAAAGAAGGCAATGTTGATTGAGGGGGAACTTGTAGTCTTAGCTGAAAATGATGAGATTTCCTTCCCTTTCTGGAATGCGACTTTAAATGCCGACGAGGTGCAGACATATATCACGCTTGCAAGGCAGATGGCGGAACAGGCCGGGACACAAAAGCGCGTGCTGGCTGCCGAAAAACCGGCGGACAATGAAAAGTATGCCTTCCGCTGCTTCCTGCTTAGGCTGGGGTTTATCGGGGATGAATTCAGAACTGAGCGCAAGGTGCTGCTTTCAAGGCTGTCCGGCAACGGGGCGTACCGGAAAGGCAGAGCAAAGGCGGCGGATGGAGATGACTGA
- a CDS encoding site-specific DNA-methyltransferase, whose amino-acid sequence MNIQKISVEKLNPAAYNPRKDLKPGDKEYEKLKRSIEEFGYVEPVIWNQKTGNVVGGHQRLKVLLDLGQTEIDCVVVELDPQREKALNLSLNKIQGEWDENKLAELMAELDAGAFDVSLTGFDASEIDELLNRWYSKEAIQDSFDIDKAHEEIVQCEPVTKRGDIWLLGNHRLMCGDSTKDEDFEKLMEGCHAQMAVTSPPYGVGKEYEKAGIEPWFETVRPVIRNLCRYADIVCWNLGDLYATGSQFIEPTSVYSVNMFLDNGYRPIWIRIWKKQGQNFGVGPYHLVSNKPVQQYEYISAFSNKGEVEEYNDQEYVWLSAFAGHSYKFVKRLTKEERKKWGYAGIWEMTTVRANKEHPAMFPVELPWRCIKMHSDKGGIVLEPFSGSGTTIIAAEQTERKCYAMELSPVYCDLAVKRWEEFTGEKAVKLEG is encoded by the coding sequence ATGAACATACAAAAAATATCTGTTGAAAAACTTAATCCAGCAGCATACAACCCGCGCAAGGATTTAAAACCTGGCGATAAGGAATATGAAAAGCTAAAACGGTCAATAGAGGAATTTGGCTATGTGGAGCCTGTTATCTGGAACCAAAAAACAGGTAATGTGGTAGGCGGGCATCAACGCTTAAAGGTTTTGCTGGACTTGGGACAGACAGAGATAGACTGTGTCGTGGTGGAACTTGACCCGCAGAGGGAAAAAGCGCTTAATCTCTCCCTCAACAAGATTCAGGGAGAGTGGGACGAGAATAAACTGGCTGAACTGATGGCTGAGTTGGACGCAGGTGCCTTTGATGTTTCGCTCACAGGGTTTGACGCTTCTGAAATTGACGAACTGCTTAACCGATGGTACTCCAAAGAGGCGATACAAGACAGCTTTGACATAGATAAAGCGCATGAGGAAATTGTGCAGTGCGAGCCGGTAACGAAGCGGGGCGATATCTGGCTTCTCGGGAATCATCGCTTGATGTGCGGCGACTCTACTAAGGATGAGGATTTTGAGAAGTTGATGGAAGGGTGTCACGCACAGATGGCAGTGACTTCCCCTCCATATGGGGTAGGCAAAGAATATGAAAAGGCTGGGATTGAACCATGGTTCGAGACAGTACGCCCAGTGATTAGAAACCTGTGCAGGTATGCAGATATTGTCTGCTGGAACTTAGGTGATCTCTATGCCACCGGCTCTCAGTTTATTGAACCCACCAGTGTTTACAGCGTGAATATGTTCTTGGACAACGGTTACCGCCCTATCTGGATCCGCATCTGGAAGAAGCAGGGGCAAAACTTCGGCGTTGGACCCTATCACCTTGTTTCAAACAAGCCGGTTCAGCAGTATGAGTATATTTCAGCCTTCAGCAATAAAGGAGAAGTTGAGGAATATAACGATCAGGAATATGTATGGCTTTCAGCCTTTGCGGGACACAGTTATAAATTTGTGAAACGGCTTACAAAGGAAGAACGCAAGAAATGGGGTTATGCTGGGATATGGGAGATGACCACTGTACGGGCAAACAAGGAGCATCCTGCAATGTTCCCTGTGGAGCTTCCATGGCGGTGCATCAAAATGCACAGCGACAAAGGCGGTATTGTGCTTGAACCGTTCTCTGGTAGTGGAACTACTATAATTGCGGCTGAACAGACCGAGCGTAAATGCTACGCGATGGAGTTATCCCCTGTTTACTGTGATTTAGCTGTTAAGCGCTGGGAGGAATTCACCGGCGAAAAAGCCGTCAAACTGGAGGGTTAA
- a CDS encoding DDE-type integrase/transposase/recombinase: MKALREQHGYPHASKRKTSPREISPPGYEAQADFGQYKLKDMYGRIVRIYFFCMVLSYSRMKFVYFSPDPFTTKTAIKAHNYAFRYFGGRTQTILYDLDRVYVVSENLGNIIFVPAFEEYVKRIGYNVSLCRPRDPQSKGKVEEVIGYIKQSFLEGRIYTGIDCLTVLPFHGWIGKATGEYIL; the protein is encoded by the coding sequence ATGAAAGCCTTAAGGGAACAGCACGGTTATCCGCATGCCAGTAAACGTAAAACCTCACCCCGTGAAATTTCTCCACCGGGATATGAAGCGCAGGCGGATTTTGGTCAATACAAACTTAAGGACATGTACGGGCGAATTGTACGAATATATTTCTTCTGCATGGTTCTGAGTTATAGCAGAATGAAATTTGTTTATTTTTCACCGGATCCCTTTACAACCAAAACGGCCATTAAAGCTCATAACTATGCATTCCGATATTTTGGAGGAAGAACACAGACTATTCTTTATGACCTTGACCGTGTCTATGTAGTCAGTGAAAATCTGGGGAATATCATATTCGTACCTGCCTTTGAAGAATATGTTAAGCGTATAGGTTACAATGTTTCGCTATGTAGACCAAGAGATCCTCAAAGTAAGGGCAAGGTTGAAGAGGTGATTGGATACATAAAGCAAAGTTTTCTTGAGGGCAGGATATACACCGGAATTGATTGCCTAACAGTGCTACCCTTTCATGGTTGGATAGGGAAGGCAACGGGCGAATACATACTGTGA
- a CDS encoding amidoligase family protein, whose product MLETRFGIEVEFTGITRAQAAKVAAEFLGGRVESGSDYYNTQKVIAPDGRVWKFMSDGSIRTQKKERGRIVEVGREYSVELVSPILTYREDIETLQELIRRLRKAGGFANTSCGIHIHIDGADHTPRSIRNFINIIASKNDLFYKALQIEPDRMRFCKKMDAALVEKMNRRKPKTMAAIESIWYEGYSESRSTHYHNSRYHFLNLHSFFNGNGTIELRGFNSELHAGKIRSYIVLALALNHQALTQKCASSKKPQVENEKFAMRTYLNRIGLIGDEFKNCREHLCKHLDGNAAWRFRAA is encoded by the coding sequence ATGCTTGAAACGAGATTCGGGATCGAGGTAGAATTTACAGGTATTACAAGGGCGCAGGCGGCAAAGGTCGCCGCGGAGTTTTTGGGCGGGAGGGTCGAAAGCGGCAGCGACTACTACAACACGCAGAAAGTTATCGCGCCGGACGGACGGGTTTGGAAATTCATGAGCGACGGGAGCATCCGGACGCAGAAAAAGGAACGCGGCCGGATTGTGGAGGTGGGCCGGGAATACAGCGTGGAGCTGGTAAGCCCCATACTCACCTACCGGGAGGACATTGAAACCCTGCAGGAATTGATAAGGAGGCTTCGCAAGGCTGGAGGTTTTGCAAACACAAGCTGTGGAATTCATATCCATATAGACGGTGCAGACCACACACCGAGAAGCATCCGTAATTTTATCAACATTATCGCCAGCAAGAATGACCTTTTCTATAAAGCATTGCAGATTGAGCCGGACAGGATGCGGTTTTGTAAAAAGATGGATGCGGCACTGGTTGAGAAGATGAATCGGCGTAAGCCCAAAACCATGGCGGCGATTGAGAGCATCTGGTACGAAGGTTACAGCGAAAGCCGAAGCACCCATTACCATAATAGCAGGTACCACTTTTTGAACCTGCACAGCTTTTTTAACGGCAATGGGACAATTGAGCTTCGAGGCTTTAACAGCGAACTTCATGCGGGAAAAATTAGAAGCTACATAGTGCTTGCCCTTGCGTTAAACCATCAGGCGTTAACGCAAAAATGCGCTTCCAGCAAGAAACCACAGGTTGAAAATGAGAAGTTTGCCATGCGGACATATCTCAACCGCATAGGACTTATTGGTGATGAGTTCAAAAACTGCCGGGAGCATCTTTGCAAACACCTTGATGGTAACGCAGCATGGCGGTTTCGGGCAGCATAG
- a CDS encoding site-specific DNA-methyltransferase: MDILKIPTEKLKPSKYNSRKDLKPGDPEYEKLRRSIEEFGYVEPVIWNKRTGNIVGGHQRYKVLTALGYKEIDCVVVDLDEQREKALNVALNKISGEFDIPLLTDLLMDLNEDGFDVSLTGFDAAEIDELFRDKTTANVKEDNFDTEKAIAEIKIPVTQKGDIWVLGSHRLMCGDSTLLSDVQKLMDGQKARFVFTDPPWNVDYGSDTRHPSWKPRQILNDNMSTEEFGAFLLRAFKCMKEVSEAGCMTYVVMSAQEWGSLMNVMREAGYHWSSTIIWKKDSLVLSRKDYHTQYEPIWYGWLEGTRLCPLKDRKQSDVWEMPRPKVSEEHPTMKPVSLVAKAMLNSSHIGDLTLDLFGGSGTTMIAAQQTGRVCFMMELDSKYCDVIVKRYVSQFGADSVFLLSGSEKIPYAETQID; this comes from the coding sequence ATGGATATACTGAAAATACCAACAGAAAAACTAAAACCATCTAAATATAATTCGCGGAAAGATTTAAAGCCTGGTGACCCTGAATATGAAAAATTACGTCGGTCTATTGAAGAGTTTGGATATGTAGAGCCGGTCATATGGAATAAACGCACCGGGAATATTGTCGGCGGACATCAGCGTTATAAAGTACTTACAGCTTTGGGGTATAAGGAGATCGACTGTGTTGTAGTTGATTTGGATGAACAGCGGGAAAAGGCGCTCAATGTTGCACTGAATAAAATCAGTGGCGAGTTTGATATTCCGCTTTTGACTGATCTGCTTATGGATTTAAATGAAGATGGTTTTGACGTTTCTCTTACCGGGTTTGATGCTGCGGAAATTGATGAGTTGTTCCGTGATAAAACAACCGCTAATGTCAAAGAGGATAATTTCGATACAGAAAAGGCAATTGCAGAGATTAAAATTCCGGTTACCCAAAAGGGCGACATATGGGTACTTGGCAGCCACCGTCTGATGTGCGGTGACAGCACACTGCTTTCAGATGTGCAAAAGCTGATGGATGGGCAAAAGGCGAGATTTGTTTTCACCGACCCACCCTGGAATGTTGATTACGGTTCAGATACCAGGCATCCAAGCTGGAAGCCAAGACAAATTCTAAATGACAATATGAGCACCGAAGAATTCGGCGCTTTTTTATTGCGCGCTTTTAAATGCATGAAAGAGGTTTCTGAAGCCGGATGCATGACCTATGTGGTAATGAGTGCTCAGGAATGGGGCAGTTTGATGAACGTCATGCGGGAGGCAGGGTATCACTGGTCGAGCACAATTATATGGAAAAAAGACAGCTTGGTACTATCAAGAAAGGACTATCATACCCAGTACGAGCCGATCTGGTATGGTTGGCTTGAAGGAACACGCCTTTGCCCGCTTAAAGACCGTAAACAGTCAGATGTTTGGGAGATGCCCCGTCCTAAAGTATCGGAGGAACACCCTACCATGAAGCCGGTATCGCTTGTAGCAAAGGCAATGCTCAATAGTTCCCATATTGGAGATTTAACTCTTGACCTGTTCGGTGGTTCTGGTACGACAATGATTGCGGCACAGCAGACCGGGCGGGTTTGTTTTATGATGGAGCTTGACTCGAAATACTGCGATGTGATTGTAAAGCGCTATGTTTCACAATTTGGCGCAGATTCAGTATTCTTGTTATCAGGTAGCGAAAAAATACCTTACGCGGAAACACAGATTGATTAA
- a CDS encoding terminase large subunit — MRFLFSCSFTGREAAKLRKLKRYKPTKFMAEGSRYDKEAADAAVTFINCLKHTKGEWYGMPFELIDWQEQIVRDIFGILKPNGYRQFNTAYIEIPKKQGKSELAAAIALYLTCGDFEHGGEVYGCASDRQQASIVFDVAVDMVEQCPAFKSRIKPMLSQKRLVYKPLGSFYQVLSAEAYTKHGLNVHGVVFDELHAQPNRDLYDVMLHGSGDARKQPLFFLITTAGTDRNSICWEVHQKAEDILQGRKIDPTFYPVIYSAADTDDWTSEKVWRKVNPSLGITVDIEKLRVACENAKQNPAEENLFCQLRLNQWVKQSVRWMPMDKWDKCAFPVDAEKLRGRTCYGGLDLSSTTDITAFVLVFPPLDESDKYQILPFFWIPEENIDQRVRRDHVPYDVWERQGFLYTTEGNVVHYGFIETFIEELGMKYNIKEIAFDRWGAIQMTQNLEALGFTVVPFGQGFKDMSPPTKELMKLTLEERIAHGGNPVLRWMMDNIYVKTDPAGNIKPDKEKSTERIDGAVTLIMALDRALRHDGDERNGSIYDERGLLII, encoded by the coding sequence ATGAGGTTCCTTTTTTCTTGCTCATTTACAGGAAGGGAGGCGGCAAAGCTGCGGAAGTTAAAGCGGTATAAACCAACTAAGTTTATGGCGGAAGGTTCTCGATATGACAAGGAAGCGGCTGATGCCGCTGTTACTTTTATAAACTGCTTGAAGCATACCAAGGGCGAATGGTATGGGATGCCTTTTGAACTCATTGACTGGCAGGAACAAATTGTCCGGGATATATTCGGAATCTTGAAACCTAACGGATACCGGCAGTTTAACACTGCCTATATAGAAATCCCAAAAAAGCAGGGTAAGAGCGAGCTTGCAGCGGCAATCGCTTTATACCTGACATGCGGCGATTTCGAGCATGGCGGCGAGGTTTACGGATGTGCATCAGACCGGCAGCAAGCTTCCATTGTTTTCGACGTTGCGGTAGATATGGTGGAACAGTGTCCGGCATTTAAGTCTCGAATTAAACCAATGCTGTCGCAGAAGCGGCTGGTATATAAACCGTTAGGCAGTTTTTATCAGGTGCTTTCAGCGGAAGCATATACGAAACATGGCCTAAACGTCCATGGTGTGGTATTTGACGAACTTCATGCTCAGCCAAACAGGGATCTTTATGATGTAATGCTTCACGGATCTGGCGATGCAAGAAAACAACCGCTGTTTTTCCTGATCACAACTGCTGGCACAGACCGCAATTCCATCTGCTGGGAAGTGCACCAAAAGGCTGAGGATATTCTTCAAGGGCGTAAGATAGATCCGACTTTCTACCCTGTTATCTACAGCGCAGCCGATACCGATGACTGGACAAGTGAAAAGGTATGGAGAAAGGTTAACCCGTCACTGGGCATTACAGTTGACATCGAAAAATTGAGGGTGGCTTGTGAAAATGCCAAGCAAAATCCTGCAGAGGAAAATTTATTCTGTCAGCTCCGCTTAAATCAGTGGGTGAAACAATCGGTGCGCTGGATGCCAATGGATAAATGGGATAAGTGTGCGTTTCCTGTTGATGCAGAAAAATTGCGCGGCAGAACCTGTTACGGAGGACTTGACCTGTCATCTACTACCGATATTACCGCCTTTGTGCTGGTGTTTCCACCGCTTGATGAATCGGACAAATATCAGATTCTACCTTTTTTCTGGATTCCGGAGGAGAATATTGATCAGCGTGTGCGGAGAGATCATGTGCCTTATGATGTCTGGGAGAGGCAAGGCTTTTTATATACCACTGAGGGTAACGTCGTGCATTATGGATTTATCGAAACCTTTATTGAGGAACTCGGAATGAAATATAACATTAAGGAAATAGCCTTTGACCGCTGGGGCGCAATTCAGATGACGCAAAACCTCGAGGCTTTGGGGTTTACGGTTGTTCCATTCGGTCAGGGTTTCAAGGATATGTCGCCGCCTACAAAAGAGTTGATGAAGCTGACATTGGAAGAACGCATCGCCCATGGTGGTAATCCAGTACTGCGGTGGATGATGGACAATATCTATGTCAAAACCGATCCCGCCGGAAACATTAAGCCGGATAAAGAAAAATCCACCGAGAGAATAGATGGTGCGGTAACGTTAATTATGGCGCTTGACCGCGCGTTAAGGCATGACGGGGATGAACGCAACGGATCAATTTATGATGAAAGGGGGCTGTTGATTATATGA
- a CDS encoding head maturation protease, ClpP-related → MNKSQKPKPVRRFWNWIQNDDGSRTLYIDGPIAEESWLGDEVTPKQFKSELLSGEGDITIWINSPGGDIFAANQIYNMLMDYKGKVTVKIDGIAASAASVIAMAGGDVFMSPVSMMMIHNPMTIAIGDTEEMEKAIAMLEEIKESIINAYELKTGLSRAKISHLMDAESWFNARKAVELGFADGILFMEDESFPSEFEVSGGMIFSRQAVTNSILQKLKPKEKPKGTPIESLEKRLFLLLPH, encoded by the coding sequence TTGAACAAATCACAAAAACCAAAACCGGTTCGCCGCTTCTGGAACTGGATACAAAACGATGATGGCAGCCGGACATTATATATTGACGGCCCAATAGCTGAAGAAAGCTGGCTGGGAGACGAAGTAACTCCCAAACAGTTCAAATCAGAGCTGTTGTCCGGAGAGGGTGATATAACGATCTGGATCAACAGCCCTGGCGGAGATATATTTGCAGCTAATCAAATTTACAACATGCTTATGGATTACAAAGGCAAAGTGACGGTAAAGATTGACGGTATTGCAGCCAGCGCCGCTTCGGTCATAGCTATGGCCGGAGGTGACGTCTTTATGTCACCAGTCAGCATGATGATGATTCACAACCCTATGACAATAGCCATCGGTGATACGGAAGAAATGGAGAAAGCTATCGCAATGCTGGAAGAAATAAAGGAATCCATCATCAACGCTTATGAGCTGAAAACCGGACTTTCCAGGGCAAAAATATCGCACTTAATGGATGCAGAAAGCTGGTTTAACGCAAGAAAAGCGGTGGAACTTGGCTTTGCCGATGGAATCTTGTTTATGGAGGATGAATCATTCCCATCCGAATTTGAAGTATCAGGAGGAATGATCTTCAGTAGGCAGGCAGTAACAAATTCCATCCTGCAAAAGCTTAAACCAAAAGAAAAACCAAAAGGAACACCAATTGAGTCGCTTGAAAAGCGGCTTTTTCTACTTTTACCCCACTAA
- a CDS encoding phage portal protein — MSVFSRLFKARDKPKNSLFGNAYSFFFGGTSSGKAVNERTAMQTTAVYACVRILAEAIAGLPLHVYRYKDDGGKEKALTHPLYYLLHDEPNPEMTSFVFRETLMSHLLLWGNAYAQIIRDGSGRVLALYPLLPNKMTVDRAPNGELFYTYRRDSDESRVNPKAGLIYLRSDDVLHIPGLGFDGLVGYSPIAMAKNAIGMAIACEEYGASFFANGANPGGVLEHPGVLKDPAKVRESWNAVYQGSANAHRIAVLEEGMKFQPIGIPPEQAQFLETRKFQINEIARIFRVPPHMVGDLEKSSFSNIEQQSLEFVKYTLDPWVVRWEQALQKALLLPSEKRAYFVKFNVDGLLRGDYASRMNGYAVARQNGWMSANDIRELEDMNRIPAELGGDLYLVNGNMTRLADAGAFAGKNNAKTEGSKVEQITKTKTGSPLLELDTKR, encoded by the coding sequence ATGAGTGTATTTTCCCGTTTGTTCAAAGCAAGGGACAAGCCGAAGAACAGCCTGTTCGGTAATGCATATAGCTTTTTCTTCGGCGGCACATCCAGCGGCAAGGCTGTCAATGAGCGGACTGCTATGCAGACAACGGCGGTGTATGCCTGTGTAAGGATACTTGCAGAGGCCATCGCCGGTCTTCCGCTTCATGTGTACCGGTATAAAGATGACGGCGGCAAAGAGAAAGCGCTCACCCATCCGTTATATTACCTGCTCCATGACGAGCCAAACCCTGAGATGACTTCATTCGTGTTCCGCGAGACACTGATGAGTCATCTTCTTTTATGGGGAAATGCCTACGCTCAAATTATTAGGGATGGTTCCGGACGAGTGCTGGCGCTTTATCCACTTTTGCCAAACAAAATGACGGTAGACAGGGCTCCAAACGGAGAACTGTTTTACACTTATCGGCGCGACAGCGATGAGAGTAGGGTTAATCCAAAAGCAGGCCTTATATACCTACGAAGTGATGATGTTCTTCACATCCCGGGGCTCGGTTTTGACGGTCTTGTAGGATACTCCCCTATTGCTATGGCCAAGAACGCCATAGGCATGGCTATTGCCTGTGAAGAGTATGGTGCATCCTTTTTTGCCAACGGAGCAAATCCGGGTGGCGTTCTGGAACATCCTGGCGTATTAAAGGATCCGGCAAAGGTGCGGGAAAGCTGGAACGCAGTTTATCAAGGAAGTGCCAATGCTCATCGCATTGCAGTTCTGGAAGAGGGAATGAAGTTTCAACCAATCGGCATTCCACCCGAACAGGCACAGTTTTTAGAGACAAGAAAGTTTCAGATAAATGAAATTGCTCGGATATTCCGAGTACCTCCCCATATGGTTGGAGATCTTGAAAAGTCAAGCTTTTCAAACATCGAACAGCAATCTCTGGAATTTGTTAAATACACGCTTGACCCGTGGGTGGTGCGTTGGGAACAGGCTCTCCAAAAAGCGCTGCTTTTACCATCAGAGAAGCGGGCATACTTTGTCAAATTCAATGTAGATGGCCTTCTGCGCGGTGATTATGCAAGCCGCATGAATGGTTATGCTGTAGCTCGACAGAACGGCTGGATGTCTGCTAACGATATCCGCGAGCTTGAGGACATGAACCGGATTCCGGCGGAGTTGGGTGGAGATCTGTATCTTGTTAACGGTAACATGACCAGGCTTGCCGATGCAGGTGCCTTTGCAGGCAAAAACAATGCTAAAACGGAGGGATCAAAAGTTGAACAAATCACAAAAACCAAAACCGGTTCGCCGCTTCTGGAACTGGATACAAAACGATGA
- a CDS encoding gamma-glutamylcyclotransferase family protein: protein MSKEKGTIYLAYGSNLNLRQMAYRCPTAKVLGSAKLTGYRLLFRGGNGGAVATIEKQKGESVPVMLWRIMPNDEKALDRYEGYPHLYRKETVKVRFKGQWVPAMVYIMNEGRPLGAPGRYYYEVIRQGYIDAGFDISFLNKAVRDSISAAEKLEV, encoded by the coding sequence ATGAGCAAAGAAAAAGGAACCATATATTTAGCATACGGAAGCAATCTGAACTTAAGGCAGATGGCATACCGCTGCCCAACGGCAAAAGTGCTGGGGAGTGCAAAACTCACAGGATACCGGCTGTTATTCAGAGGAGGGAATGGCGGCGCAGTAGCGACAATAGAAAAACAAAAAGGTGAAAGTGTACCGGTAATGCTTTGGAGAATCATGCCTAATGATGAGAAGGCGCTGGACAGATATGAAGGTTATCCGCATCTATACCGGAAAGAAACGGTTAAGGTACGTTTCAAAGGGCAGTGGGTACCCGCAATGGTGTATATCATGAATGAAGGTAGACCTTTGGGAGCACCGGGTCGTTACTATTACGAGGTGATCCGGCAGGGCTATATAGATGCGGGTTTTGATATTTCGTTTCTCAATAAAGCGGTAAGAGATTCAATTTCAGCGGCAGAGAAGTTAGAGGTGTAG
- a CDS encoding DUF5049 domain-containing protein, with translation MAIRDSGACNMFDLPRVQEEAYKMGFYELVVFLNEHKKEYAEFILTGKR, from the coding sequence ATGGCCATACGGGACAGCGGTGCCTGTAATATGTTTGACTTGCCAAGAGTACAGGAAGAGGCATATAAAATGGGGTTTTATGAATTAGTAGTATTTCTTAATGAACACAAGAAGGAATATGCCGAGTTTATCCTGACAGGCAAACGATAA